The window TACATGAGCTATGGTGTGTCCATTGCCAAAAGAGGGTGGCTTGAGAAAAAAGATGTCATAAACACCCTTTCTTTGAGCCAAATAACAGGTTTTTTGAAAAAAAAGAAAACCTCTCACCAAAACTCTACCTGAAAAAAAATCGTTGCCATCTCCCTTTTTTATAGGTTCAAGTTGCATAGGCTTAAGTGCTTGAATTATCTCCATTTTTATCGTTAGAGCGTTCAATCTTTTTCATTTTGTTCAAATTGCCGCCTTTTTCATCAGCCTCGATGAGCCTTGCCTTGTCCATGAGTATTGCGTAAAATCCTTGAACCTCAGCCTTTTTTCTTTTGAGATTTTTTTATTCATAAGTCGACCTCCTCATGAAAATATACACACCCAAGATAAAAAAGTCCTCTAACACATGTCTAAGACACATGTCACAAAAGCATGTCCACCTGCACTACTGCTCTTTTATTGTCCTTGACAGGGAAAAGGGGGGTGGTTAAGATAAGGGCAAGGTGCTAAAGGAAATAAAAAGACCGATAGGAGAGCTAAATTATGAAAGAGACTACACTTACAAAAGAAAATATAATCAAAAAGCTTAGAGAAAATAGGGAGATTTTAAGCAGGTATGGCGTAAAAAGAATAGGTGTGTTTGGCTCTTATGCTCGGGAAGGGCAAAAAAGGGGTAGCGATATTGACCTAATGGTGGAGTTTGACCAAGAAATGTTTGGCAAAGATTTTAAAGGGCTTTTTGATGCATACATGAAACTGTCTTCATACCTTGAAAAACTATTTAACAGAAAGGTGGAAATTCTAACTCCTGACAGCATCAGAACAATAAGGATTAAGGAAGTTGCTGAGGATATTCAAAGGAGCATAGCGTATGTCTAAGAGAGGAGATAAAGAGCTCCTTCTGGATATAAAGGAGGCAATGGAAAGAGTGAGGAATTACACAGAGGGGATAAGTTATGAGAAGTTTTTGCAGGACACAAAAACCCAAGATGCTGTGGTTCGCATATGCGGTTGAAATAGGTATTTCCAAATAGGGACGGTTGTACTATCTCACTAATCCCCTAACTTTTTTAAACCTTCTCAAAAGGCACATAAATTTATATTGTATTGGCTTCTCTGAAAAACCCTCTCAATCCCCCTTACCCCTTTAGAAAATTTCAGTGTAGAACATTATCATTTTGGCAGGACACTCCTTGTTTTTCTATTGACAGGATGTATATTTTGTGTTAAACAACTTAAAGTAGTATATCTTACGGACAGCTTTTTTACTAAAAGGATGCTTAATTTGATGGTAACAGGGTATTACCTTGAATGGCGGTAGCTTGTTTTTAAACTGGTATGCAGTATATACAAAGCCTAAGCAGGAGGCACGGGTATCGAGAAACCTCTCGATGGCTAACATAGAGGTTTTTAATCCACTACTTAAAAGGGTAAGGTTTATCAGGCAGAGGTATCAGGAGGTCATTCAGCCACTTTTTCCCTGCTACATATTTGCAAGGTTTGACTTGAGATATAGTAGTCGGCTTGTGAGGTACAGCCGTGGAGTAAAAAGTATAGTAGGCAGTCGTAATGCCCCATTGCCTGTGGCAGAGGAGATTATTCAGACGATTAAAGACAGAACAGACGCTAATGGCATGGTTTTAGTTATGCCTGAGATTAAGCCAGGAGACTTCGTGAAGATTGCAGATGGCCCATTAAGAGGGCTTAAAGGTATCTTTGAAAGGGAGATGCCAGACAGAGAGCGGGTAATGGTACTTCTTTCTACCATAGAGTATCAGGCAAGGGTTCTGATTGAGCGGGAGGCTCTGGAGGGCATAAATGCATTCTAAGCTACTCCTGATGAATATCCCTTCGGGCAGAATCCCTTCGGATTATCCTCCAATAGCAATATCGAGGGTTATAGAGGGCATAGAGCCTTCCTTGAATGTAGAGGTCTCATTTTTAAATTTAGATTATCTAAGACCGTCTTTGGATGAGATTAAAAATAAGATAGAGTCTTTCAAGCCCGATATTGTCGGCTTTAGTGCTGTGTTGACGCCTGCTTACCGCTACCTTAAAGAGCTTTCTAATTTTATTGGCAAAAATTTTCCATCCGTTATTCAGGTTCTTGGTGGAGAGATGGCTGTGATAGCCAATATAGTCCTCTTAAAGACAAAGGTTAATTTTTGTATTACAGGAGAGTCAGAGCCCTCATTCAGCAATCTGATTCTCAGGCTTAAGAAGGATAATTTTAAGCCAGAGACAAAAAACTATAGGGATATATTGGGACTTGTCTTTTTACTTGACGGTATGCCTTATTTTACCGGCACTGAGACGAACGATAGCAGGCAAAATGGACTAAGACAGTTCAACTATAAGCTGATGTCAGGTCTCTTTAGCTTAAACAATTATATACACAAGATAGACGGTCAATACTTTAGGAGTAGACTTATCAATAACAGGATAGAGGGCTTTTTAGACTTACTTCATCCTCATAACCAACACAAAAACATGGCAATGGTCTTTGCCAGCAAAGGCTGTATAAATAAATGCTCTTTCTGTCACAGGTTTTTTAAAGGCTATAGATTCATTGACCCTGTGAGCGTCATTAATTATATCGAGGCTCTTAAGATGGACCTCGATGTGGGGATGGCCCTGTTTTCGGAGGAAAACTTTGGAACAAATACAAAGGCAACCTCTCTCATTATTGAGTATCTGAGGGACAGCAGGCTTAACTGGGGTGCAGGTGCTGTCAGGGTCAGAACAGTCAATGAGAAGACGATAAGGCTGTGGAAGCAAGCAGGCTGCGTTCATATTAACTTTGGTATTGAGTCATTGTCCCAGAAAATGCTCGATGTGATGGACAAAAGGGCAACTGTGGAGGAAAACCTAAATGCCATAATGCTATGCCATAAATATGGCATATTTACCATCATAGGCTTGGTAATCGGAATGCCCGGAGAAACAGAGCAAACGATACAGGAGACCATAGATAATCTTACGGAAGTTATCCCTGATGATATAAACATACCCTTTGAGGTCTATGTCAACTATGTTCAGACTGTGCCAGGCACTCCGATATATGAGTATGCAAAAAGGCTTGGGCTCATTGGACGGTCCCTCGATGAAGAGGAAAAATACATAGAAGGACTCTCGGAGGCAGATGCAAATGAGGTAAGGCAGTATTTGAACTTCACGGATTATTTAAAGGAAGAGACTGCCTATTGGAAATACTATATCTCGATGGAGCTGATTGCCTCGTATATCAGAAAGAACGGATATTTCAATGTGCTCAGACATAAAAAAACTCGAGCCTATAGGGTAGGCTTGCTCTATGTCTTTTTTCCAAAAAGGGTGCGAAGGTTTTTATTGAAGTATCTTATGATTGCAAGGTTTTTCGGGCTCAGAAGGCTGATGTACATATGTAAAGAAAAGGCGTTCAAATTGTTTATGAAAAAGGTCCGTAATTTTGGCAATGTCAATCGTCCGATAAGGGAAATAAACAAAGAACTTACACAGCTTTTAAGGGAAGACGAGGTTGCTGTCGTGCCTCTGAGGGAAGGATAGCTCTTGCAAGACCTCATTGCCCAAAAGTATGCAGTGCTGTCCACGAAAGCAGACGATTTCCTGAATGATCTCGGAAAAGGATATATAAGGGAATTCGTCAAAAGAGGCGCAGTATTTATCGATTATGAGAAGCTATATCTTGGTTTTGGGAAAAGAAAATCCGAGCAGTTCATACGGGATAGCATCTCAAGGAACGGTATAGAGGTGCTGCTATATCAGTCTGCTCCGTATGACTTTCATTACAGTGTAGAGTTTTTCCATCGGCTGAGAGAAAAGGTTTTTACTGTAATGATGCTTGGAGATACGGAGCATTATTTCGACGCAAGGGACATTTATTACGCACAGTGTATGGATTTAATCGTTGTCTATGACTGCCTATCCCGTTATAGATTCAGGCAATATGGATTGGATGCAATATCCTTTTATAGCTCTTTCGATAAGAACAGATATT is drawn from Nitrospirota bacterium and contains these coding sequences:
- a CDS encoding nucleotidyltransferase family protein yields the protein MKETTLTKENIIKKLRENREILSRYGVKRIGVFGSYAREGQKRGSDIDLMVEFDQEMFGKDFKGLFDAYMKLSSYLEKLFNRKVEILTPDSIRTIRIKEVAEDIQRSIAYV
- a CDS encoding radical SAM protein; this encodes MHSKLLLMNIPSGRIPSDYPPIAISRVIEGIEPSLNVEVSFLNLDYLRPSLDEIKNKIESFKPDIVGFSAVLTPAYRYLKELSNFIGKNFPSVIQVLGGEMAVIANIVLLKTKVNFCITGESEPSFSNLILRLKKDNFKPETKNYRDILGLVFLLDGMPYFTGTETNDSRQNGLRQFNYKLMSGLFSLNNYIHKIDGQYFRSRLINNRIEGFLDLLHPHNQHKNMAMVFASKGCINKCSFCHRFFKGYRFIDPVSVINYIEALKMDLDVGMALFSEENFGTNTKATSLIIEYLRDSRLNWGAGAVRVRTVNEKTIRLWKQAGCVHINFGIESLSQKMLDVMDKRATVEENLNAIMLCHKYGIFTIIGLVIGMPGETEQTIQETIDNLTEVIPDDINIPFEVYVNYVQTVPGTPIYEYAKRLGLIGRSLDEEEKYIEGLSEADANEVRQYLNFTDYLKEETAYWKYYISMELIASYIRKNGYFNVLRHKKTRAYRVGLLYVFFPKRVRRFLLKYLMIARFFGLRRLMYICKEKAFKLFMKKVRNFGNVNRPIREINKELTQLLREDEVAVVPLREG